In Vitis vinifera cultivar Pinot Noir 40024 chromosome 17, ASM3070453v1, one genomic interval encodes:
- the LOC100260995 gene encoding alpha-dioxygenase 2, which produces MAFSKSSSSFIHPQLLHIVAKMTLFDTFLFYIVHFVDKLGVWHRLPVLLGLAYLGIRRHLHQRYNLLHVGGVNGGRYDTEEFCYRTADGKCNHPIDDQIGSQGTLFGRNMPPSTSSYRLLEPHPTVVATKLLARKKFIDNGKQFNLIACSWVQFMIHDWIDHMEDTQQIEIKAPSDIASGCPLKSFKFFKSKSIPTGSPHMEDGFLNTRTPWWDGSVIYGNNDDGMRRVRTFKDGKLKISNDGLLEHDGKGIPISGDVRNCWAGFSLLQALFVKEHNAVCDMLKVHHPEFDDERLYRHARLVTSAVIAKIHTIDWTVELLKTDTLLAGMRINWYGFMGKKFKDSFGHILGPILSGLVGLKKPRDHGVPYSLTEEFVSVYRMHALLPDELHIRDTNSSNTASEGECPPLIEEVPMREMVGLEGEKRLSKIGMEKMMVSMGHQASGAMALWNYPSWMRNLVAHDVNGEDRPDLVDMAALEIYRDRERGVARYNEFRRNLLMIPISKWEDLTDDEKVVEALCEVYGDDVEKLDLLVGLHAEKKIKGFAICETAFFIFLLIASRRLEADRFFTTNFNSQTYTRSGLDWVNKTETLQDVLDRHFPDMTKKWMRCSSAFSVWDSTPTPTNYIPLYLRPAP; this is translated from the exons ATGGCATTTTCTAAGTCGTCTTCTTCCTTCATTCACCCTCAACTCCTCCATATCGTGGCCAAAATGACTCTCTTTGACACCTTCTTGTTCTAT ATTGTGCACTTCGTGGACAAGCTGGGGGTGTGGCATAGGCTGCCAGTGCTCTTGGGGCTTGCCTACTTGGGAATCAGAAGGCATTTGCACCAACGTTACAATCTGCTGCACGTGGGGGGAGTCAATGGGGGGAGATATGATACTGAAGAGTTCTGTTATAGAACAGCTGATGGAAAATGTAACCACCCCATCGATGATCAGATTGGCAGTCAAGGAACTCTTTTTGGCCGCAACATGCCTCCTTCCACTTCTTCATATCGG TTGCTGGAGCCTCACCCAACAGTTGTGGCCACAAAGCTTTTGGCAAGGAAGAAGTTCATAGATAATGGGAAGCAATTCAACTTGATAGCATGCTCGTGGGTACAGTTTATGATTCATGATTGGATTGATCATATGGAGGACACCCAACAG ATAGAGATTAAAGCTCCCAGTGATATTGCCAGTGGGTGCCCATTGAAGTCATTCAAGTTCTTCAAGAGCAAAAGCATTCCCACTGGTTCACCCCACATGGAGGATGGCTTTTTGAATACAAGGACACCTTGGTG GGATGGGAGTGTAATCTATGGGAATAATGATGATGGAATGAGAAGAGTGAGGACATTCAAAGATGGCAAATTGAAGATATCAAATGATGGGCTTCTTGAACATGATGGGAAAGGGATTCCTATCTCTGGTGATGTTAGGAATTGCTGGGCTGGCTTCTCCCTCTTACAAGCCTTATTTGTTAAAGAACACAATGCTGTTTGTGACATGCTAAAA GTACATCACCCTGAATTTGATGATGAGAGACTCTATCGACATGCAAGACTGGTGACTTCAGCTGTCATTGCTAAAATACATACCATTGATTGGACTGTTGAGCTCTTAAAAACCGATACTCTTTTGGCTGGGATGAGAATCAACTG GTATGGATTTATGGGGAAGAAATTCAAGGATTCATTTGGACATATTTTGGGGCCAATACTAAGTGGATTGGTTGGTCTTAAGAAGCCAAGAGACCACGGAGTTCCTTATTCCCTAACTGAAGAGTTTGTTAGTGTATACAGAATGCATGCTCTTTTACCCGATGAACTCCATATCCGCGACACAAACTCTAGCAACACTGCTTCAGAAGGCGAATGCCCGCCTCTCATAGAAGA AGTGCCTATGAGGGAAATGGTGGGGCTAGAAGGCGAGAAAAGACTGTCAAAAATTGGGATGGAGAAGATGATGGTGTCAATGGGGCATCAGGCAAGTGGAGCTATGGCCCTGTGGAACTATCCTTCATGGATGAGGAACCTTGTTGCTCATGATGTCAATGGAGAAGATAGACCTGATCTAGTTGATATGGCTGCCTTGGAAA TTTATAGAGATAGAGAAAGGGGAGTTGCTCGGTATAATGAGTTCAGAAGAAACTTACTGATGATTCCAATTAGCAAATGGGAAGATCTGACAGATGATGAAAAGGTTGTTGAAGCTCTCTGTGAAGTGTATGGAGATGATGTGGAGAAGCTCGACCTGCTAGTCGGCCTACATGCAGAGAAGAAGATCAAAGGCTTCGCCATCTGCGAGACCGCTTTCTTCATCTTTCTCCTCATTGCATCAAG GAGGTTGGAAGCAGACCGGTTTTTCACTACCAACTTCAACTCTCAAACCTACACAAGGAGTGGCCTAGACTGGGTTAACAAGACAGAGACCTTGCAAGATGTTCTGGACAGACACTTCCCAGACATGACAAAAAAATGGATGAGATGTTCCAGTGCATTTTCAGTGTGGGATTCTACGCCAACCCCAACAAACTACATACCCCTGTATCTAAGACCTGCCCCCTAA